Proteins from a genomic interval of Rattus norvegicus strain BN/NHsdMcwi chromosome 2, GRCr8, whole genome shotgun sequence:
- the Vps72 gene encoding vacuolar protein sorting-associated protein 72 homolog isoform X1, with protein MSLAGGRAPRKTAGNRLSGLLEAEEEDEFYQTTYGGFTEESGDDEYQGDQSDTEDEVDSDFDIDEGDEPSSDGEAEEPRRKRRVVTKAYKEPLKSLRPRKVSTPASSSQKAREEKTLLPLELQDDGSDSRKSMRQSTAEHTRQTFLRVQERQGQSRRRKGPHCERPLTQEELLREAKITEELNLRSLDLILLLRPLH; from the exons ATGAGTTTGGCTGGGGGCCGAGCCCCACGGAAAACCGCTGGAAACCGGCTTTCTGGGCTCctggaagcagaggaggaagatgagttCTACCAGACGACTTACGGGGGCTTCACTGAG GAGTCTGGAGATGATGAGTATCAAGGAGACCAGTCTGATACAGAGGACGAGGTAGACTCTGACTTTGACATCGATGAAGGAGATGAACCGTCCAGTGATGGGGAAGCAGAAGAGCCCAGAAGGAAGCGCAGAGTCGTCACGAAAGCCTATAAG GAGCCTCTAAAGAGCTTGAGGCCTCGCAAGGTCAGTACCCCAGCAAGCAGCTCCCAGAAGGCCAGAGAGGAGAAGACGCTGCTGCCACTGGAGCTACAGGACGATGGCTCTGACA GCCGCAAGTCCATGCGTCAGTCTACAGCTGAACACACACGACAGACGTTCCTTCGGGTTCAAGAGAGGCAAGGACAGTCCCGGAGGCGGAAGGGTCCGCACTGTGAACGACCACTAACCCAGGAAGAGCTGCTCAGGGAGGCCAAGATCACTGAAGAGCTCAACTTACGTTCACTCG ACTTGATCCTGCTCCTACGTCCTCTGCACTGA
- the Vps72 gene encoding vacuolar protein sorting-associated protein 72 homolog: MSLAGGRAPRKTAGNRLSGLLEAEEEDEFYQTTYGGFTEESGDDEYQGDQSDTEDEVDSDFDIDEGDEPSSDGEAEEPRRKRRVVTKAYKEPLKSLRPRKVSTPASSSQKAREEKTLLPLELQDDGSDSRKSMRQSTAEHTRQTFLRVQERQGQSRRRKGPHCERPLTQEELLREAKITEELNLRSLETYERLEADKKKQVHKKRKCPGPIITYHSVTVPLVGEPGPKEENVDVEGLDPAPTSSALTAHAGTGPAVPPPHCSRTFITFSDDATFEEWFPQGRPPKVPVREVCPVTHRPALYRDPVTDIPYATARAFKIIREAYKKYITAHGLPPTASALGPGPPPPEPLPGAGPRALRQKIVIK; encoded by the exons ATGAGTTTGGCTGGGGGCCGAGCCCCACGGAAAACCGCTGGAAACCGGCTTTCTGGGCTCctggaagcagaggaggaagatgagttCTACCAGACGACTTACGGGGGCTTCACTGAG GAGTCTGGAGATGATGAGTATCAAGGAGACCAGTCTGATACAGAGGACGAGGTAGACTCTGACTTTGACATCGATGAAGGAGATGAACCGTCCAGTGATGGGGAAGCAGAAGAGCCCAGAAGGAAGCGCAGAGTCGTCACGAAAGCCTATAAG GAGCCTCTAAAGAGCTTGAGGCCTCGCAAGGTCAGTACCCCAGCAAGCAGCTCCCAGAAGGCCAGAGAGGAGAAGACGCTGCTGCCACTGGAGCTACAGGACGATGGCTCTGACA GCCGCAAGTCCATGCGTCAGTCTACAGCTGAACACACACGACAGACGTTCCTTCGGGTTCAAGAGAGGCAAGGACAGTCCCGGAGGCGGAAGGGTCCGCACTGTGAACGACCACTAACCCAGGAAGAGCTGCTCAGGGAGGCCAAGATCACTGAAGAGCTCAACTTACGTTCACTCG AGACCTATGAAAGGCTTGAGGCTGACAAAAAGAAGCAGGTTCACAAGAAGCGGAAGTGCCCTGGGCCAATAATCACCTACCATTCAGTGACGGTGCCACTTGTTGGGGAGCCAGGTCCCAAGGAAGAGAATGTGGATGTGGAAGG ACTTGATCCTGCTCCTACGTCCTCTGCACTGACTGCACATGCTGGCACTGGACCTGCCGTCCCTCCTCCTCACTGCTCACGTACCTTCATCACATTCAGTGATGATGCCACGTTTGAAGAATGGTTCCCCCAAGGGCGACCACCAAAGGTCCCTGTTCGGGAGGTCTGCCCAGTGACCCACCGTCCAGCTTTGTACCGGGACCCTGTTACAGACATACCCTATGCCACTGCTAGAGCCTTCAAGATCATCCGTGAGGCGTACAAGAAGTACATCACTGCCCACGGACTACCACCCACTGCCTCAGCGCTGGGCCCCGGGCCCCCACCCCCCGAGCCACTCCCTGGCGCTGGGCCCCGAGCCTTGCGTCAGAAGATTGTCATCAAATAG